A part of Desulfotomaculum nigrificans DSM 574 genomic DNA contains:
- a CDS encoding Nif3-like dinuclear metal center hexameric protein, with the protein MPVTGQDLANIIEELAPRRLAEDWDNCGWQIGDPRAAVQRVLLALDVDSAVVKEAKEKQVNLIISHHPLFMKGVKSIRMDEPKGALVIELIKNNIGVYAAHTNLDSAAAGVNAVLANRLNLKDIEILHPSGVEKYNKLVVFVPVAEADDVSRAITQAGAGWIGNYSDCTFRVQGTGTFRPLAGTNPFIGQQGQLEQVEEIRLETIVPVSKVSAVIKAMLKAHPYEEVAYDLYPLDNRVHTQGLGRLGMLPEAKSFADLVIQVKEALGVASVRVGGSMWKDVRRVAVCGGSAADMWPLAAAKGADVFITGDVKYHTAQDMIAAGLNFIDAGHFATEYLIVPALQDMLVAACQEKNLAVEFMVTKRQSDPFMVL; encoded by the coding sequence ATGCCTGTAACTGGCCAGGATTTGGCAAATATTATAGAAGAACTGGCTCCCCGCCGGTTGGCGGAAGATTGGGATAATTGCGGTTGGCAAATTGGTGACCCCCGGGCGGCAGTGCAACGGGTGCTGCTGGCGCTGGACGTGGACAGTGCTGTGGTCAAGGAAGCCAAAGAAAAACAGGTCAACCTCATTATCAGTCACCACCCCCTGTTTATGAAAGGGGTAAAAAGCATTCGCATGGATGAACCCAAGGGAGCCCTGGTGATTGAACTGATCAAAAACAACATTGGTGTTTATGCCGCCCATACCAATTTAGACAGCGCTGCCGCCGGGGTTAATGCGGTGCTGGCTAACCGCCTGAACTTAAAAGATATAGAAATTTTGCACCCCTCCGGAGTGGAAAAATATAACAAGCTGGTGGTATTTGTCCCGGTGGCGGAGGCAGATGATGTGAGCCGGGCTATCACCCAGGCCGGTGCCGGCTGGATTGGCAATTACAGCGATTGTACCTTCCGAGTACAGGGCACCGGTACCTTCCGTCCGCTGGCCGGCACAAATCCTTTTATTGGTCAGCAGGGCCAACTGGAGCAGGTGGAAGAAATTCGTCTGGAGACCATCGTTCCCGTGTCCAAAGTAAGTGCCGTGATCAAAGCCATGCTTAAGGCCCATCCCTATGAGGAAGTGGCCTATGATTTATACCCCCTGGATAACCGGGTTCACACCCAGGGCTTGGGCCGGTTGGGCATGCTGCCGGAGGCCAAGAGTTTTGCCGACCTGGTGATCCAGGTGAAGGAGGCGCTGGGTGTTGCCTCGGTGCGGGTAGGGGGCAGTATGTGGAAGGATGTCCGCCGGGTGGCTGTATGCGGTGGCTCCGCTGCGGACATGTGGCCCCTGGCGGCCGCCAAAGGGGCAGATGTGTTCATCACCGGCGATGTTAAATATCACACCGCCCAGGATATGATTGCCGCCGGACTTAATTTTATTGATGCCGGCCATTTTGCCACCGAGTATTTAATTGTACCTGCCCTGCAAGACATGCTGGTGGCTGCCTGCCAGGAGAAAAATTTAGCTGTAGAATTTATGGTGACCAAACGGCAGTCTGATCCATTTATGGTACTTTAA
- the pepF gene encoding oligoendopeptidase F has product MITNIKNRDEIEDKYKWDLGAMYKDPAEVDQDLARIKELLEQFKGFSGKLNDKETILQALILQDQSDQLMEKCFTYAHMKLDEDNSNSAALALFDRVKSLYVTYNETTSFFIPELMKLDYSVLESYAQDERFKDYRHFIKEIGRNKEHVLSDAEEKIISAFGEVAGAPKSIFQILNNADLKFGEVKDENNQPVQLTHGRYNKLIQSKNREVRKSAYNELYRVYRSFKNTIGQTYINSVKKDCLYARLRKYNSALEASTFADNVDVAVYHNLIKTIRDNVSLLHRYIDFRKQVLQLPELRMYDLYVPLVTELDKKYSYEEAVDIVLKGLAKLGDQYISDLKQGLAGGWVDVYETPGKTSGAYSTGAYGYHPYILLNFNHTINDVFTLAHEAGHAMHTFYSHKNQPYRNASYTIFVAEVASTLNENLLIKYLLEQTNDNKEKLFLLNYNLEQFRTTVFRQTMFAEFEKIVHEQVEQGVSLTPDLLCEIYYDLNKFYYQGVTMDDEIALEWARIPHFYNAFYVYKYATGFSAAVALANGILTGGQEALARYLEFLASGGKDYPIELLRQAGVDMATPKPIEDCLKSFAENLQLATKLV; this is encoded by the coding sequence TTGATCACTAACATCAAAAACCGAGATGAGATTGAGGATAAATACAAATGGGACCTGGGAGCGATGTATAAGGATCCCGCAGAGGTAGATCAGGACCTGGCTCGCATTAAGGAACTGCTGGAACAATTTAAAGGCTTTAGCGGTAAGTTAAATGACAAAGAAACTATTTTGCAAGCCCTGATTCTCCAGGACCAATCAGACCAGTTGATGGAAAAATGCTTCACCTATGCCCACATGAAGCTGGACGAAGATAACAGCAACAGCGCTGCTTTAGCCCTCTTTGATCGGGTGAAAAGTCTTTATGTGACCTATAATGAAACCACCAGCTTCTTTATTCCGGAGTTAATGAAGTTAGATTACAGTGTTTTGGAAAGCTATGCGCAGGATGAAAGGTTTAAAGATTACCGCCATTTTATTAAGGAAATTGGCCGCAACAAAGAGCATGTGCTGTCGGATGCCGAGGAAAAAATCATCTCTGCCTTTGGCGAGGTGGCCGGAGCTCCCAAGAGCATTTTCCAAATTCTTAACAATGCCGACCTTAAATTTGGCGAAGTGAAGGATGAAAATAATCAACCTGTTCAATTAACCCACGGTCGCTACAATAAATTAATCCAAAGTAAAAACCGGGAGGTTAGAAAATCTGCTTACAATGAACTGTACCGGGTATACCGCAGCTTTAAAAATACCATTGGGCAAACCTACATAAATTCGGTAAAAAAGGATTGCCTGTATGCCCGCCTGAGAAAATACAACAGTGCCCTGGAGGCCAGCACATTTGCCGATAATGTTGATGTGGCGGTTTACCACAATTTAATTAAAACCATCCGGGATAATGTTTCCCTGTTACACCGGTATATTGATTTTCGCAAGCAAGTGCTGCAGCTGCCGGAACTACGCATGTATGACTTATATGTACCGCTGGTAACTGAGTTAGACAAAAAGTATTCTTACGAAGAAGCAGTGGATATTGTGCTAAAAGGTCTGGCCAAACTGGGTGATCAGTATATCAGTGATTTAAAACAGGGATTAGCCGGCGGCTGGGTGGACGTTTATGAAACCCCGGGCAAAACCTCCGGAGCCTATTCCACCGGTGCCTACGGTTATCATCCCTATATTTTATTAAACTTCAACCATACCATTAATGATGTGTTTACCCTGGCCCACGAGGCCGGCCACGCCATGCACACATTCTACTCTCATAAAAACCAGCCTTACCGCAATGCCAGCTATACTATCTTTGTGGCGGAAGTGGCCTCAACTTTGAACGAAAACCTGTTGATTAAGTACCTGTTAGAACAAACCAATGATAATAAGGAAAAGCTATTCCTGTTGAACTACAACCTGGAGCAGTTTAGGACCACCGTGTTCCGGCAAACCATGTTTGCGGAGTTCGAGAAGATTGTACATGAGCAGGTGGAACAGGGCGTTAGCCTGACCCCTGATTTACTGTGTGAGATTTATTATGATCTAAATAAGTTTTACTATCAGGGTGTTACCATGGATGATGAAATTGCCCTGGAGTGGGCCAGAATACCTCATTTTTACAATGCCTTCTACGTATACAAATATGCCACCGGTTTCAGTGCAGCGGTGGCCCTGGCCAATGGCATCTTAACCGGTGGGCAAGAGGCACTGGCCAGGTACCTGGAGTTCCTGGCCAGCGGCGGTAAGGATTATCCCATTGAGTTGCTGCGGCAGGCCGGGGTGGATATGGCCACACCCAAGCCCATTGAAGATTGTTTAAAATCCTTTGCGGAGAATCTACAATTGGCTACCAAGCTAGTATAA
- the rnhA gene encoding ribonuclease HI — MKDVVIYTDGACSGNPGPGGYGVVLLYQGHRKELSGGFRDTTNNRMEILAAIVGLEALKESCNVTVYTDSQYLYNAIEKGWAKKWRANGWMRNKKEPALNPDLWDRLLKLMERHNVKFVWVKGHAGHPENERCDQLAVAAAKQPNLPPDIRTTP; from the coding sequence ATGAAGGATGTAGTCATCTATACTGATGGAGCCTGCTCCGGGAATCCCGGTCCCGGGGGTTACGGGGTGGTTTTGCTTTATCAGGGCCACCGTAAGGAGCTTTCCGGTGGTTTTCGGGATACCACCAACAACCGGATGGAAATTCTGGCCGCCATTGTGGGGCTGGAAGCTTTAAAGGAAAGCTGCAATGTCACTGTCTATACCGACTCCCAGTACCTGTATAATGCCATCGAAAAGGGTTGGGCTAAAAAATGGCGGGCAAATGGTTGGATGCGCAACAAAAAGGAACCGGCTTTAAATCCGGACCTGTGGGACAGGCTGTTAAAATTAATGGAAAGACATAATGTTAAGTTTGTTTGGGTTAAGGGACATGCCGGTCATCCGGAAAACGAACGTTGTGACCAATTGGCCGTGGCGGCGGCTAAACAGCCAAATTTACCACCTGATATTAGAACTACACCATAA
- a CDS encoding DUF1540 domain-containing protein, translated as MPTIKCTVTECQYNSNVMCDAPMIQVNRTRTEQSSTSEETQCDTFKPKA; from the coding sequence ATGCCCACCATCAAGTGTACAGTAACTGAGTGCCAGTATAACTCCAACGTCATGTGTGATGCTCCAATGATTCAAGTTAACCGTACACGTACCGAGCAATCCAGCACATCTGAGGAAACTCAATGCGACACCTTTAAGCCCAAAGCATAA
- a CDS encoding GGDEF domain-containing protein, translating to MNLNDDMVAKIKKLVQVNEKLTQLHWIVAQVAGENDLNTMYNLIVNGFMQIAEVPGCQFILIDEQGNPREKVKRCTLHNRCTLQNFSCSCPAAERVFYQVIEKRAVTLNIPHSDYCATCSNLCQMKLLQGFCLYGKNNDPLAVIWAQHFNYPQVSEETNMILELFTIQVSLALENAILNKKLEALSITDALTRLYNHRYFAEVLQKQITVSRQTKKELSLIMVDMDNFKEYNDSYGHPAGDLVLKLMGKIFMEHIRPGDVAARYGGEEFALILPGTPLKDGLALAEKIRLAVESTKFPHRLVTASFGIANFPTHCDNPADLLELADQALYAAKTGGRNQVFIYGDNFYNHRAN from the coding sequence GTGAATTTAAATGACGACATGGTAGCAAAGATCAAAAAGCTGGTACAGGTTAACGAAAAACTAACCCAATTACACTGGATAGTGGCCCAGGTGGCGGGTGAAAATGACCTGAATACCATGTATAACCTGATTGTTAACGGCTTTATGCAAATTGCCGAGGTTCCGGGATGTCAGTTCATTCTTATAGATGAACAAGGAAATCCCCGGGAAAAAGTTAAAAGGTGTACTCTGCACAACAGGTGTACCCTGCAGAATTTCTCCTGTTCTTGCCCGGCGGCAGAAAGGGTTTTTTACCAGGTTATTGAAAAACGGGCCGTCACACTGAATATCCCCCACAGTGATTATTGTGCCACCTGCTCCAATTTATGCCAGATGAAGCTGTTGCAGGGCTTTTGCCTGTATGGTAAAAACAATGATCCCCTGGCGGTTATTTGGGCTCAGCATTTTAATTACCCGCAAGTCAGTGAAGAAACTAATATGATTTTAGAGTTGTTTACCATTCAAGTAAGTTTGGCCCTGGAAAACGCTATCTTAAATAAAAAATTGGAGGCCCTGTCCATCACCGATGCCCTGACCAGGTTGTATAACCACCGCTATTTTGCCGAGGTTTTGCAAAAGCAAATAACTGTCTCCCGGCAAACGAAGAAAGAATTGTCCTTGATTATGGTGGATATGGACAATTTTAAAGAATATAATGATTCTTATGGTCACCCGGCCGGTGACCTGGTTTTAAAGTTGATGGGAAAGATTTTCATGGAGCATATTCGCCCGGGTGATGTGGCCGCCCGCTACGGTGGAGAAGAATTTGCCCTTATTCTTCCCGGCACCCCCCTTAAAGATGGCCTGGCGCTGGCAGAAAAGATCCGCCTGGCCGTCGAAAGTACCAAGTTTCCCCACCGGTTGGTCACTGCTTCTTTTGGTATAGCCAATTTCCCAACCCATTGCGATAACCCGGCAGACTTGCTGGAACTGGCTGACCAGGCCCTTTACGCCGCTAAAACAGGCGGGCGCAACCAGGTATTCATATATGGGGATAATTTTTATAATCACCGGGCAAACTGA
- a CDS encoding HAD family hydrolase: MTIKTVLFDFDGTLADSLPLIRRTYQRVFDQMNVPWDDVKVMKTVGLPLRQIAIKFVGEERHTEFFQLYQHYYAIEHDNMTRAYPGTLEMLADLKGNGCRMGVVTSKSHRVVMRSINFLGLERYFDVFIGAEDVTKHKPQPEPILKALELMGEPAATAAYVGDSPFDIMAGKRAGVVTIGVTWGISDRDELVGHEPDYILDTWADLVKIIQP; this comes from the coding sequence ATGACCATTAAGACAGTTTTATTTGACTTTGACGGAACACTGGCGGATTCATTGCCGTTAATTAGGCGGACCTACCAAAGGGTATTTGACCAGATGAACGTACCATGGGACGATGTTAAGGTCATGAAGACGGTGGGCTTGCCCCTGCGGCAAATCGCCATAAAATTTGTTGGAGAGGAGAGGCATACGGAATTTTTTCAGCTCTATCAGCATTACTATGCCATTGAACATGATAACATGACCAGGGCCTACCCCGGCACCTTAGAAATGCTGGCTGATTTAAAAGGCAATGGCTGCCGGATGGGCGTGGTGACCTCCAAAAGTCACCGGGTGGTTATGCGCAGTATTAACTTTCTGGGCCTGGAACGCTACTTTGATGTTTTTATTGGGGCTGAAGATGTAACCAAACACAAGCCCCAACCGGAACCAATACTGAAGGCCCTGGAATTGATGGGTGAACCGGCAGCAACTGCTGCCTATGTGGGGGACAGCCCCTTTGATATAATGGCGGGTAAGCGGGCAGGGGTGGTTACCATTGGGGTTACCTGGGGTATATCGGATAGGGACGAGCTGGTGGGTCATGAACCGGATTATATTTTAGATACCTGGGCTGATTTAGTTAAAATTATACAACCCTAA
- the mutT gene encoding 8-oxo-dGTP diphosphatase MutT translates to MNWSEAMHTLIVTAAIIHREDKILIAQRKRDADHGLKWEFPGGKLKFGEDPRDGLRREIKEEMDMEVEVGEIFEVVSHIYGERHILLLCYTCRYLGQRPTTRDCQDFRWVTPQEMDDYDFTAADLPVVKKLQLKS, encoded by the coding sequence TTGAATTGGAGTGAAGCCATGCATACCCTGATTGTTACTGCTGCCATAATTCACCGGGAAGATAAAATTTTAATTGCCCAGCGCAAGCGCGATGCTGACCACGGGCTCAAATGGGAATTCCCGGGGGGTAAACTTAAATTCGGGGAAGACCCCAGGGACGGACTGCGCAGGGAAATCAAAGAAGAAATGGATATGGAAGTGGAAGTGGGAGAAATTTTTGAGGTGGTCTCCCACATTTACGGGGAGAGGCATATCCTGCTGTTGTGCTACACCTGTCGCTACCTGGGCCAGCGTCCTACCACCAGGGATTGTCAGGACTTCCGCTGGGTCACCCCGCAGGAAATGGATGATTATGACTTTACCGCAGCTGACCTGCCGGTGGTGAAGAAATTACAATTAAAATCATAA
- a CDS encoding 2-phosphosulfolactate phosphatase: MKVAVIPTADAVTKESVVNKSVVMFDILRASSTISTALANGCKEVIPVVEVEDAFAVAKTLSENTFIIGGERGALKVPGFHLGNSPLEYTADVVSGKTVILTTTNGTKATSRAAAGASQVFIGSLLNISALARRIMEQGKDVVLVCAGTRGKFSLDDTLAAGMMVRELVQLWRNRPDAPASTIQVAEQNKPGVVYLDEVPVISGHALVLEDAAVAALRLAEAYLDNPLRGLYDCLHGQKLAQLGFAADLAYCAQVDILDVVPVYQDGKIIIER, encoded by the coding sequence ATGAAGGTTGCAGTTATACCCACCGCCGATGCTGTGACAAAAGAGTCTGTAGTCAATAAATCGGTCGTTATGTTTGATATCTTGAGGGCCAGCAGTACAATTTCCACCGCCCTGGCCAACGGGTGTAAGGAAGTCATTCCGGTGGTGGAGGTGGAAGATGCCTTTGCCGTGGCGAAAACGCTGTCAGAGAACACTTTTATTATTGGCGGCGAAAGGGGAGCCCTGAAAGTCCCGGGGTTTCATTTAGGCAATTCACCGCTGGAATACACTGCCGATGTAGTATCCGGTAAAACAGTTATTTTAACCACCACCAACGGCACCAAAGCCACCAGCCGGGCGGCAGCGGGAGCCAGTCAAGTTTTTATCGGTAGTCTATTGAATATTTCTGCCCTGGCCCGGCGCATTATGGAGCAGGGTAAAGATGTGGTGCTGGTTTGTGCCGGTACCCGGGGCAAATTCTCCCTGGATGACACCCTGGCTGCGGGTATGATGGTTAGGGAACTGGTGCAACTCTGGCGTAACCGGCCGGATGCCCCGGCTTCTACCATCCAGGTAGCGGAACAGAACAAACCCGGCGTGGTTTACCTGGATGAGGTACCGGTGATTTCCGGCCATGCCCTGGTACTGGAGGATGCGGCGGTGGCTGCCCTGCGGCTGGCCGAGGCCTATCTGGATAACCCACTGCGGGGACTTTACGATTGTTTGCACGGTCAAAAGCTGGCCCAATTGGGATTTGCTGCCGACCTGGCTTACTGTGCGCAGGTGGATATTTTGGATGTGGTCCCTGTCTATCAGGACGGTAAGATTATCATTGAGAGGTGA
- a CDS encoding flagellar motor protein, giving the protein MEIMTPAGILFAVICLVGGFILEGGEPQALLQPTAFMIVFGGTIGATVVAFSTSEVLSLPKLIKTAITKKLPDFQETINLIVDLAEKARREGLLYLDSQLDTIDDPFLRKAMQLVVDGTDPEMVRSILETEIYSAYERHQVGVNIFEAAGGYAPTMGIIGTVMGLVHVLANLSDPDSLGPAIAMAFIATLYGVSSANIFWLPIGGKLKNLSKKELLLREMMIEGILALQAGYNPIIIRERLNAFIKPNPNTAQTEEEEA; this is encoded by the coding sequence TTGGAAATAATGACTCCGGCAGGTATATTGTTTGCTGTGATTTGCTTGGTGGGGGGATTTATCCTGGAAGGCGGGGAACCACAGGCCCTTTTGCAGCCCACTGCTTTCATGATTGTTTTCGGCGGGACCATCGGTGCCACGGTAGTGGCCTTCTCCACCAGCGAAGTTCTTTCGTTGCCCAAATTAATAAAAACCGCCATCACCAAAAAGCTGCCTGATTTCCAAGAAACCATCAATTTAATTGTGGACCTGGCGGAAAAGGCCCGCCGGGAGGGTTTGCTTTATCTTGACAGTCAGTTAGATACCATAGATGACCCTTTCTTACGTAAGGCTATGCAGCTGGTGGTGGACGGCACTGACCCGGAAATGGTGCGCAGTATTTTAGAGACAGAGATTTACTCTGCTTACGAAAGACATCAAGTGGGCGTAAATATATTTGAAGCGGCGGGGGGTTATGCCCCCACCATGGGTATTATCGGTACGGTGATGGGACTGGTACACGTGCTGGCTAACCTGTCCGATCCCGACAGCCTGGGCCCGGCCATTGCTATGGCCTTTATTGCCACCCTTTACGGTGTAAGTTCCGCCAACATCTTTTGGTTACCCATTGGCGGCAAATTAAAAAACCTGAGTAAAAAAGAGCTACTGCTGCGGGAAATGATGATTGAAGGAATTCTGGCCCTGCAAGCGGGCTATAACCCCATTATTATTCGGGAGAGATTAAACGCCTTTATTAAACCAAACCCCAATACAGCACAGACGGAGGAAGAGGAAGCATAA
- a CDS encoding flagellar motor protein MotB, with protein sequence MKKRGGGEPEKDNKERWLITYSDLITLLLIFFVVMYTLSKIDANKYYAIASSLAKTMGGSQSIMDNAGAAIVPGAAREKSNEQGMPESVEQRNMESIKRQIQDYIDKNGLSGKVTVAIEERGVVVSFQDVVLFPLGVADLNPSSTQIVDKIGAILHQTNNYIRVEGHTDNLPIRTSKFPSNWELSLARAASVVHRLIEYSGIPAERLSATGYGEYRPRRPNDSDANRQQNRRVDIVVLRTKFEGAEPAAVTGQPQPVNQPNKE encoded by the coding sequence ATGAAAAAAAGAGGCGGGGGCGAACCGGAAAAGGATAATAAGGAAAGATGGCTCATTACTTATTCCGACCTGATTACCCTGTTGTTGATCTTCTTTGTGGTGATGTATACCTTAAGTAAAATTGATGCCAACAAATATTATGCTATTGCCTCATCCCTGGCCAAAACCATGGGTGGCAGCCAGAGTATTATGGATAATGCCGGGGCGGCCATTGTCCCCGGGGCAGCCAGAGAAAAAAGCAACGAGCAGGGTATGCCGGAATCGGTGGAACAGCGCAATATGGAAAGTATCAAGCGGCAAATCCAGGACTACATAGATAAAAACGGCTTATCCGGTAAAGTTACCGTGGCCATTGAAGAGAGAGGGGTAGTGGTTAGCTTCCAGGACGTGGTTCTTTTTCCCCTGGGGGTGGCGGATTTAAACCCGTCCTCTACGCAAATTGTTGATAAGATCGGAGCCATCCTGCATCAAACCAATAACTATATCAGGGTGGAAGGGCACACCGATAACCTGCCCATCCGTACCAGTAAGTTTCCCTCTAACTGGGAGCTTTCTCTGGCCAGAGCCGCCAGTGTGGTACATAGATTAATAGAGTACAGTGGCATTCCCGCTGAACGACTGTCTGCCACCGGATATGGTGAATACCGGCCCAGAAGGCCCAATGATTCAGATGCTAACCGCCAGCAAAACAGGCGGGTTGATATTGTTGTTTTAAGAACCAAGTTTGAGGGAGCGGAACCGGCAGCGGTGACAGGTCAGCCCCAACCGGTTAACCAACCTAATAAGGAGTGA
- a CDS encoding chemotaxis protein CheW, translated as MTSINQTLQEEQVVVFQLMEQVYGIDINSVFEIIRMESITKLPRTPDFVEGVINLRGRIIPVIDLGLRFGLGQSERTQASRIIIVEVSGQKIGMIVDSVQEVLRIPTASIEPPPPVVNGVDATYLRGIAILEDKLVILLDQDKILYEKEKELLQQANIGGDQAWEV; from the coding sequence GTGACCAGCATCAATCAAACCTTACAGGAAGAACAAGTTGTTGTTTTTCAACTAATGGAACAAGTCTACGGTATAGACATTAACTCGGTTTTTGAGATCATCCGCATGGAATCCATCACCAAGCTACCCCGTACCCCGGATTTTGTGGAGGGGGTAATTAATTTGCGCGGGCGTATCATCCCGGTCATAGACCTGGGACTCCGTTTTGGCCTGGGGCAAAGTGAACGAACCCAGGCCAGCCGTATTATCATTGTGGAAGTATCCGGCCAAAAAATTGGTATGATTGTTGATTCTGTGCAGGAAGTCCTGCGCATTCCCACCGCTAGCATTGAACCGCCACCGCCGGTGGTTAACGGCGTGGATGCAACCTACCTGCGGGGTATTGCCATCCTGGAGGATAAATTAGTCATTTTGTTAGACCAAGACAAAATTCTCTACGAAAAAGAAAAGGAACTGTTGCAGCAGGCAAATATCGGTGGCGACCAAGCATGGGAGGTATGA
- a CDS encoding chemotaxis protein CheA, which yields MFSDIEIGVFIDELEEKIQVINDGLLALERDEGNPDIIQEIFRAAHTVKGSSGIMGYENMASLTHEMENLFDKIRHGEIHVTSDMINVLFEALDTLKALKDEVTGEGPAVDTTAVVDKIRSFVQGDPVVTPEQPKPVVVQPAGAAIDWIEIGDVEENVIREAELRGFQAYRIAVDIAQDCQMKNVRAFLIFETLQQVGEIIKSSPAAEDIQEGKYDTGFQLVLITKEDTDRIKNLVITISEVTDARVEPIVLPSQEAAETPAKVKEASAARAETREVKNGTAETAEKKAVKTVRVDVNKLDNLMNLVGELVIDRTRLNRFAEIFESRFGSDDLVEAVNEISNHLGQVTGDLQEQIMKARMLPVAQLFNRFPRMVRDTAQKLGKEIDFVVEGKETELDRNVIEVIGDPLIHLIRNAIDHGIETPQERVAAGKSPTGTLLLKASYAESHIVITVQDDGRGMDVNKIKNKAVELGFMDREAVDRLSDREALNLIFRPGFSTKNNEVSDLSGRGVGMDVVNTAIEQINGTVELDTKLGSGTRFTIRLPLTLAIIRALMITLGNQVYAFPLTNVSETIRITDQDIRRVGNNEVIVVRDRILPLVRLGRLFNCPDYQEDTKMFVVIIGSGEKRVAVVVDKLLGEQEIVIKSLGDYLGQVPGLSGACILGDGKVALIVDVRGLVKNLAVEEATYAAG from the coding sequence ATGTTCTCTGATATCGAAATTGGTGTGTTTATAGATGAATTGGAAGAAAAAATCCAGGTGATTAACGACGGACTTCTGGCGCTGGAACGGGATGAAGGAAACCCGGACATCATCCAGGAAATTTTTCGGGCCGCCCACACCGTAAAGGGTTCATCAGGCATCATGGGTTATGAGAATATGGCCTCCCTGACCCACGAGATGGAAAACCTGTTTGATAAAATCCGTCATGGCGAAATTCATGTCACCTCTGACATGATTAATGTGTTGTTTGAAGCCCTGGATACCCTGAAGGCCCTGAAGGATGAAGTTACCGGCGAGGGTCCGGCGGTGGATACAACGGCAGTAGTAGATAAAATTAGAAGCTTTGTGCAAGGCGATCCGGTGGTGACTCCGGAACAGCCAAAACCGGTGGTGGTACAACCGGCAGGTGCTGCCATTGACTGGATTGAAATTGGGGATGTGGAGGAAAACGTGATCCGTGAGGCGGAATTACGAGGTTTTCAGGCCTACCGGATTGCCGTAGACATTGCCCAAGATTGCCAAATGAAAAATGTGCGGGCCTTTCTGATCTTTGAAACCCTCCAGCAGGTGGGTGAAATCATTAAGAGCAGCCCGGCGGCCGAGGATATCCAGGAGGGTAAATACGATACCGGTTTTCAGTTGGTGTTGATTACCAAAGAGGATACCGACAGAATCAAAAACCTGGTTATTACCATTTCAGAAGTTACGGATGCCCGGGTAGAACCCATTGTCTTACCCAGTCAGGAGGCCGCCGAGACACCAGCCAAAGTTAAAGAAGCCAGTGCTGCCCGGGCCGAAACCCGGGAGGTTAAGAACGGTACAGCCGAAACAGCCGAGAAAAAGGCCGTCAAAACCGTACGGGTAGACGTTAATAAGTTGGATAATCTAATGAACCTGGTGGGTGAATTGGTCATTGACCGGACCCGCCTGAACCGCTTTGCGGAGATCTTTGAATCCCGTTTTGGTTCGGACGATTTAGTGGAGGCCGTTAACGAAATATCTAACCACTTGGGCCAGGTGACCGGAGATTTGCAGGAGCAAATTATGAAGGCCCGTATGCTACCGGTGGCTCAACTATTTAACCGCTTCCCCCGCATGGTGCGGGATACCGCCCAAAAGCTGGGTAAAGAAATTGACTTTGTGGTTGAGGGTAAGGAAACCGAACTGGATCGTAACGTGATTGAAGTTATTGGTGATCCATTAATTCACCTGATTCGTAATGCCATCGACCACGGCATTGAAACACCTCAGGAACGGGTGGCGGCAGGCAAATCTCCCACCGGCACCCTGCTGCTAAAAGCGTCCTATGCCGAAAGCCATATTGTCATTACGGTACAGGACGACGGCCGGGGTATGGATGTCAACAAAATAAAAAATAAGGCTGTGGAACTGGGCTTTATGGACCGGGAAGCAGTAGATCGCCTAAGTGATCGCGAGGCCCTAAATCTGATCTTCCGGCCCGGCTTTTCCACCAAGAATAACGAAGTCAGTGACCTTTCCGGCCGTGGCGTGGGGATGGATGTGGTGAACACTGCCATTGAACAAATTAACGGTACAGTGGAACTGGATACCAAACTGGGCAGCGGTACCCGTTTTACCATTCGTCTGCCCTTAACCCTGGCCATTATCCGGGCCCTGATGATTACCCTGGGTAACCAGGTGTACGCTTTCCCCTTAACTAATGTTTCGGAAACCATTCGGATTACCGACCAGGACATTCGCCGGGTCGGTAATAATGAAGTGATCGTGGTGCGGGACAGAATTCTTCCCCTGGTAAGACTTGGCCGCCTGTTTAATTGCCCCGATTACCAGGAAGATACTAAGATGTTTGTAGTCATCATTGGCTCCGGTGAAAAGCGGGTAGCCGTGGTGGTTGATAAACTGCTGGGAGAACAAGAAATCGTAATTAAATCCCTGGGTGATTACCTGGGGCAAGTTCCCGGCCTGTCCGGGGCTTGCATCCTGGGTGACGGTAAGGTGGCCCTGATTGTTGATGTCAGGGGCCTGGTCAAAAACCTGGCGGTGGAGGAGGCCACCTATGCCGCTGGTTAA